One stretch of Halichoerus grypus chromosome 10, mHalGry1.hap1.1, whole genome shotgun sequence DNA includes these proteins:
- the OXT gene encoding oxytocin-neurophysin 1, producing the protein MAGPGLACCLLGLLALTSACYIQNCPLGGKRAALDLDVRQCLPCGPGGKGRCFGPSICCGDELGCFVGTAEALRCQEENYLPSPCQSGHQPCGSGGRCAAAGICCSPDGCRAEPACDPEAAFSQR; encoded by the exons ATGGCCGGCCCCGGCCTCGCCTGCTGCCTGCTGGGCCTCCTGGCGCTCACCTCCGCCTGCTACATCCAGAACTGCCCCCTGGGCGGCAAGAGGGCCGCGCTGGACCTCGACGTGCGCCAG TGTCTCCCCTGCGGCCCCGGGGGCAAAGGGCGCTGCTTCGGGCCCAGCATCTGCTGCGGCGACGAGCTGGGCTGCTTCGTGGGCACGGCCGAGGCGCTGCGCTGCCAGGAGGAGAACTACCTGCCGTCGCCCTGCCAGTCGGGCCACCAGCCGTGCGGGAGCGGGGGCCGCTGCGCCGCCGCGGGCATCTGCTGCAGCCCGG ACGGCTGCCGCGCCGAGCCCGCCTGCGACCCCGAGGCCGCCTTCTCCCAGCGCTGA